In Acaryochloris marina S15, a single genomic region encodes these proteins:
- a CDS encoding DUF3131 domain-containing protein has translation MNRRRSLPIVRLVACLAIGIFSPPLWLPFTTEKVAHAQEANECGAITNPLTPEEETYARTAWQYFVNNYQESTGFTNSSGGYPSGTLWDMGNYLMALNAARWMNIIPQEEFDQKLNKFLSSLAGLTLFEDSLPNKVYNAADGAMVDYGNNPIERGIGWSALDIGRVLAAFHVLRTCHPQYADWLKTIIDRWAVDRSVQDGYMYGATVLEDGQTLPVQEGRLGYEEYASRGYQLWNFQVPKALSFEPYKMVEIYGVQIPVDTRNYQDTNANNYVVSESYILDGIEFGFLGDQMRDYAARVFEVQKRRYQATGQLTAVTEDNIDGPPYFLYNTVFSNGVAWATITEKNELHPDKRSISTKAAFGWRYIFPDDPYAQQLFEVAKSLMSPDGGGFFAGQYEETQQPNQSLTGNTNGLIMEILYYKARGNRPLIGGDGVSASTGAPESTVVMEGFPAPETAQVPAAPAPAPAPTPAPAPAPAPSPTPAAAPAPAPAPISAPPPPPTDNSCGGITNPLTPEEETYARTAWQYFVNNYQEATGFTNSSGGYPSGTLWDMGNYLMALNAARWMNLIPQDELDQKLNKFLSSLAELTLFEDSLPNKVYNAANGDMVDYGNNPIERGIGWSALDIGRVLAAFHVLRTCHPQYAEWLQAIVDRWAIERSIEDGNMYGATVLEDGQTLPVQEGRLGYEEYAARGYELWGFSVPKALSFEPFQMVEIYGVQIPVDTRAYQETNANNYVVSESYILDGIEFGFLGDQMRDYAARVLEVQKRRYQATGQLTAVTEDNIDGPPYFLYNTVFSNGEAWATITEKNELHPDKRSISTKAAFGWRYIFPDEPYADQLFEVAKGLMSPDGGGFFAGLYEETNEPNRALTGNTNGLIMEILYYKARGYRPLIGGNGVNASTGNPQNTIVAEGYPAPDNVAAAPAPAPAPAPAPAPAPAPAPAPAPAPAPAPAPAPAPAPAPAPAPAPAPAPAPAPAPAPAPAPAPAPAPAPAPAPAPAPTPGPSAAPPPSPVVAQSPTQQTVSQPSAVDPNLVVCCQFIEGDGASPKFPPGQTTTSLPTSAPATAPAPVVASAPAPPESIGKIEQPEQLKQPVQLAVAPILSGGKPKNSSVCEDLTRRPHLAEKRYAKAAWKYFEANYDSSTGLVSDRSDMKVATLWGMGDYIAALQAAESLDVITIEEFDQRVRLFLGAIKRLPLHGGELPHRNYDIRTLESVDYGMNPSPEGIGWSGLDVGRFLLALHNLKGCHKGYTEIIDEIVLDWSFLRVVRDGRIHSAFVEADSNGRRLIRVKPDSRLGYEEYAARGFQLWGFDVTEAAVGGDYKTAELEGFQIPIERDRPRKKPDTDQQIVSNPFMVYGLELGLDPQMRRLVLPMLQAQQERYNREGVLTAAGTTLSTKAPYVIHSSLMDKDKKAWAASSANKALESEQRVISSAAAFAYHAIFPDNDYAQELYQSALDLYNPVLGFYEGVNEQSGQSNPGFSGSTNSIVLQSILYRLRDRQPLLVADISRSSPWWKAVANEEIGTGLPPTPKPKLQLITDSTGTYWGAPNSALSKNNNK, from the coding sequence ATGAATCGACGTCGTTCTCTACCGATAGTTAGACTGGTTGCCTGTCTGGCAATTGGCATCTTTTCTCCTCCTTTGTGGCTACCGTTTACCACAGAGAAGGTTGCCCATGCCCAAGAAGCCAATGAGTGTGGGGCGATTACGAATCCTTTAACACCAGAGGAGGAAACTTACGCCCGCACCGCTTGGCAATATTTTGTCAACAACTATCAGGAATCAACGGGATTTACGAATTCATCGGGGGGATATCCCTCCGGTACCTTGTGGGATATGGGCAACTACCTCATGGCCCTCAATGCCGCTCGATGGATGAACATCATCCCCCAAGAAGAATTCGATCAGAAACTCAATAAATTCCTATCTTCACTAGCAGGGTTAACGCTGTTTGAGGATAGCTTGCCGAATAAGGTGTATAACGCTGCCGATGGAGCCATGGTGGATTATGGCAACAACCCCATCGAACGAGGGATTGGCTGGTCAGCACTAGATATTGGGCGTGTTTTGGCTGCGTTTCATGTCCTGCGGACCTGTCACCCTCAGTATGCAGATTGGTTGAAAACCATTATTGATCGTTGGGCGGTGGATCGTTCCGTTCAAGATGGCTATATGTATGGGGCTACAGTCCTTGAAGATGGCCAAACCTTGCCAGTGCAGGAAGGCCGCCTCGGGTATGAGGAATATGCATCAAGGGGATACCAACTTTGGAATTTTCAGGTTCCCAAGGCATTGTCCTTTGAACCCTACAAGATGGTTGAAATCTATGGGGTACAAATTCCTGTAGATACTCGTAATTATCAAGACACCAATGCTAATAACTATGTCGTTAGTGAGTCCTATATCTTAGACGGCATTGAATTTGGTTTCTTGGGCGACCAAATGCGGGACTATGCAGCTCGGGTCTTTGAAGTTCAGAAGCGGCGTTATCAGGCCACAGGTCAATTGACAGCCGTGACTGAAGATAACATTGATGGTCCGCCCTACTTCCTATACAACACAGTCTTTTCTAATGGAGTGGCCTGGGCCACGATCACGGAAAAAAATGAACTCCATCCCGATAAACGCAGTATTAGTACGAAAGCCGCCTTTGGTTGGCGCTATATTTTTCCAGATGATCCCTATGCTCAACAACTCTTTGAAGTAGCCAAGAGCTTAATGAGCCCGGATGGAGGGGGATTTTTCGCGGGCCAATATGAGGAGACTCAACAACCCAATCAGTCTCTGACCGGAAATACCAACGGGTTGATTATGGAAATCCTCTATTACAAGGCGAGAGGGAATCGCCCCCTAATTGGAGGGGATGGCGTTAGTGCTTCAACTGGAGCCCCTGAATCAACCGTTGTTATGGAAGGTTTTCCTGCGCCTGAAACGGCTCAAGTCCCCGCCGCCCCAGCACCCGCCCCAGCGCCAACGCCCGCTCCAGCACCTGCCCCCGCCCCATCTCCTACACCTGCGGCGGCCCCTGCCCCTGCCCCTGCTCCAATTTCTGCACCACCCCCACCCCCCACCGATAATTCCTGCGGCGGTATTACCAACCCTTTAACACCAGAAGAAGAAACCTACGCCCGCACTGCTTGGCAATATTTTGTCAATAACTATCAAGAAGCCACTGGGTTTACCAATTCATCGGGAGGATATCCTTCTGGTACCTTGTGGGACATGGGTAACTACCTGATGGCCCTCAATGCGGCCCGGTGGATGAACCTAATCCCGCAAGATGAATTGGATCAAAAATTGAATAAGTTTTTATCCAGCCTTGCAGAACTCACCCTATTTGAAGATAGCCTGCCGAATAAGGTCTATAACGCTGCCAATGGCGACATGGTGGACTATGGTAACAACCCTATTGAACGGGGAATTGGTTGGTCGGCTCTCGATATTGGTCGAGTGCTGGCGGCTTTCCATGTCCTCCGAACCTGCCACCCCCAATATGCTGAATGGTTGCAGGCTATTGTTGATCGCTGGGCGATTGAACGTTCCATTGAAGATGGCAATATGTATGGGGCTACAGTCCTTGAAGATGGCCAAACTCTACCCGTACAAGAAGGCCGCCTAGGCTATGAAGAATATGCAGCCCGAGGGTATGAATTATGGGGGTTCTCCGTTCCGAAAGCCCTATCCTTTGAACCCTTTCAAATGGTTGAAATCTATGGGGTGCAGATCCCGGTAGATACTCGGGCATACCAGGAAACCAATGCCAATAACTATGTGGTCAGTGAATCTTATATTCTGGATGGCATTGAATTTGGTTTTCTCGGTGACCAGATGCGAGACTATGCAGCTCGGGTCCTAGAAGTCCAAAAACGTCGCTATCAGGCAACGGGGCAGTTAACGGCTGTGACGGAAGACAATATTGACGGCCCGCCCTACTTCCTCTACAACACGGTTTTTTCCAATGGCGAGGCTTGGGCCACGATTACAGAAAAAAATGAACTTCATCCTGACAAGCGCAGTATTAGTACCAAGGCTGCCTTTGGTTGGCGGTATATCTTTCCCGACGAACCTTATGCGGATCAATTATTTGAAGTGGCGAAGGGCTTGATGAGTCCAGATGGGGGTGGATTTTTTGCCGGATTGTATGAGGAAACTAATGAGCCCAATCGAGCCCTGACGGGTAACACGAATGGGCTGATCATGGAGATCCTCTATTACAAAGCCAGAGGATATCGACCGCTGATTGGGGGAAATGGTGTTAATGCCTCTACTGGAAATCCCCAAAACACGATAGTTGCGGAAGGTTACCCCGCTCCAGATAATGTAGCTGCGGCTCCAGCACCCGCCCCGGCTCCAGCACCCGCTCCGGCACCTGCTCCAGCACCCGCTCCAGCTCCAGCCCCGGCACCTGCTCCAGCTCCAGCCCCGGCACCTGCTCCAGCTCCAGCCCCGGCACCCGCTCCAGCTCCAGCCCCGGCACCCGCTCCAGCTCCAGCCCCGGCACCCGCTCCAGCTCCAGCCCCGGCACCCGCTCCAGCCCCAGCTCCAGCACCCGCTCCGGCTCCAACGCCTGGCCCAAGTGCAGCGCCGCCTCCTAGCCCTGTTGTTGCTCAATCTCCCACTCAGCAAACGGTATCTCAACCTAGCGCTGTTGATCCGAACCTAGTTGTTTGCTGCCAATTTATTGAAGGTGATGGCGCAAGTCCTAAATTTCCACCGGGTCAAACTACGACATCTTTGCCTACCTCTGCGCCTGCAACAGCTCCAGCTCCTGTGGTTGCATCAGCACCGGCTCCACCCGAATCAATTGGCAAGATAGAACAGCCTGAACAGCTGAAGCAGCCTGTTCAGTTGGCTGTGGCTCCAATTCTGTCAGGTGGTAAACCCAAAAATTCTTCTGTCTGCGAAGATTTAACTCGCCGACCTCACTTGGCTGAGAAACGATATGCCAAAGCAGCCTGGAAATATTTTGAGGCCAATTATGATTCCAGTACGGGATTAGTTAGCGATCGCAGCGACATGAAAGTCGCAACCCTTTGGGGGATGGGAGATTATATCGCCGCACTCCAGGCTGCTGAATCGCTGGATGTGATTACCATCGAGGAATTTGATCAGCGGGTTCGGTTATTTTTAGGTGCAATAAAACGGCTGCCGTTACATGGTGGCGAATTGCCCCATCGTAACTATGATATCCGTACCCTAGAATCGGTTGATTATGGGATGAATCCGTCCCCAGAAGGAATTGGCTGGTCAGGTTTAGACGTGGGTCGTTTCTTGTTAGCGCTGCACAACCTCAAGGGGTGTCATAAGGGATATACCGAAATTATTGATGAGATTGTGTTGGACTGGTCGTTCCTGCGGGTCGTTCGAGATGGCCGCATTCATAGTGCTTTTGTAGAAGCAGACAGCAATGGCCGTCGCTTAATCCGAGTGAAACCCGATTCACGGTTGGGCTACGAAGAATATGCAGCCCGAGGATTTCAGCTTTGGGGCTTTGATGTGACGGAAGCGGCTGTAGGCGGGGATTATAAAACCGCAGAGTTAGAAGGGTTCCAAATTCCGATTGAGCGAGATCGTCCTCGGAAGAAGCCCGATACCGATCAACAGATCGTTAGCAATCCATTTATGGTTTATGGCTTAGAGCTAGGTCTAGATCCACAAATGCGGCGATTAGTTCTACCGATGTTGCAAGCTCAACAAGAACGGTATAACCGGGAAGGGGTACTGACTGCAGCTGGAACAACCCTGTCGACTAAGGCCCCTTACGTCATTCATAGCAGTCTGATGGATAAAGATAAAAAAGCTTGGGCGGCTTCAAGTGCGAACAAAGCACTAGAGTCTGAGCAACGGGTCATCAGCAGTGCTGCAGCCTTTGCCTATCACGCAATTTTTCCCGACAATGACTACGCTCAAGAGCTGTATCAGTCAGCATTAGACCTGTATAACCCCGTATTGGGTTTTTACGAAGGGGTAAACGAGCAATCGGGCCAGTCTAATCCTGGTTTTAGTGGCTCCACCAATAGTATTGTCCTGCAGTCAATCTTGTATCGTTTGCGCGATCGCCAACCGTTACTCGTCGCCGATATCTCCCGTAGCTCCCCCTGGTGGAAAGCCGTTGCCAACGAAGAAATTGGTACGGGCTTACCCCCTACCCCCAAACCTAAATTGCAGCTTATTACTGATTCGACCGGGACCTATTGGGGAGCCCCAAACAGCGCTCTGTCCAAAAACAATAACAAATAA
- a CDS encoding DUF3131 domain-containing protein, with translation MNSNFEMPPKKLAFLTYLGGVVTAVAAIAGLEMLSGNLSQKKSTKDSAPTTTATAPSSTTSAPDKTKPKAKHEKPDSRSIKFPGDRVSQSEIAKTTTPYVPAHVGKLSPAELKVAKQAWSYFETNINPETGLANSVDQFQSVTLWDQSAAMAALVSARELDLVSEKEFKATMSKMLTTLAKLELYKGELPNKVYNSQNLMPVNYGSLDKREEIGWSAIDLGRIALWLKIIAAKYPEFEPQTTAVWKAWDVKRLTKGGQMYGTSIKDGQEQYNQEGRLGYEDYAAYGLKLWGLNVDKALDYNNKSAFVELYGHSIPFDVRDRENSEANNYVLSEPFFLDGIETGFKALPKAYADRMLAAQEARYKATKQLTAITEDNLDREPYFVYNTLYVNGKPWATISDTGENYNHLRFVSTKAAIGWHVLYNTDYTKKLFAFVQEKVGSKKGWYSGFYETLDEPNAVLTANNNGIILECLLFKKVGKPLAVWAGVSELGT, from the coding sequence ATGAATTCTAATTTCGAAATGCCACCTAAAAAACTTGCTTTTCTCACCTATTTAGGTGGTGTAGTGACAGCTGTCGCTGCGATCGCAGGTTTAGAAATGCTATCGGGTAATCTTTCCCAAAAAAAATCAACTAAAGATTCTGCCCCTACCACCACGGCTACCGCCCCCAGCTCAACTACATCTGCCCCAGACAAAACGAAACCTAAAGCTAAGCATGAAAAGCCTGATTCCCGCTCTATTAAATTTCCAGGCGACCGGGTGAGTCAATCAGAAATTGCAAAGACGACAACGCCCTATGTCCCAGCTCATGTCGGTAAACTCTCCCCTGCTGAGCTAAAGGTCGCCAAGCAAGCCTGGAGCTATTTTGAGACCAATATTAATCCAGAAACAGGCTTGGCTAATTCGGTTGATCAATTTCAATCGGTGACCCTTTGGGATCAAAGTGCGGCAATGGCGGCTCTGGTCAGTGCTAGAGAATTGGACTTGGTTTCGGAAAAAGAATTCAAAGCGACCATGAGCAAGATGCTGACCACCCTTGCCAAGTTGGAATTGTATAAAGGGGAGCTTCCCAATAAGGTCTACAATTCCCAAAATCTAATGCCGGTGAATTATGGTTCCCTAGATAAGCGGGAAGAGATTGGCTGGTCAGCGATTGACCTGGGTCGAATTGCCCTATGGCTAAAAATTATTGCCGCCAAATATCCCGAGTTTGAACCCCAAACCACAGCAGTGTGGAAAGCCTGGGATGTCAAACGGTTGACAAAAGGTGGCCAAATGTATGGCACCAGTATCAAAGATGGTCAAGAGCAATATAACCAAGAAGGACGCTTAGGGTACGAAGATTATGCGGCCTATGGTTTGAAACTCTGGGGGCTTAATGTTGATAAAGCGTTAGATTACAACAACAAATCGGCCTTCGTTGAACTCTATGGCCACAGCATTCCTTTTGATGTGCGCGATCGCGAAAATTCGGAAGCGAATAACTATGTTTTAAGTGAGCCTTTTTTCCTCGATGGCATCGAAACAGGATTCAAAGCGCTCCCTAAAGCTTATGCAGACCGGATGCTCGCCGCCCAAGAAGCCCGCTACAAAGCCACTAAGCAATTAACGGCTATCACTGAAGATAATTTGGATCGAGAACCCTATTTTGTTTACAACACCTTATATGTGAATGGTAAACCCTGGGCAACGATTAGTGATACCGGAGAAAATTATAATCATCTCCGCTTTGTGAGTACCAAAGCTGCGATCGGTTGGCATGTTCTTTACAACACGGATTACACCAAAAAGTTATTTGCTTTTGTGCAAGAAAAAGTTGGTTCGAAAAAAGGTTGGTACAGTGGTTTTTATGAAACCTTAGATGAGCCTAATGCCGTATTGACAGCTAATAACAATGGCATTATCTTAGAGTGCTTATTATTTAAGAAGGTTGGCAAACCTCTAGCTGTTTGGGCTGGTGTTTCTGAGCTAGGTACCTAA
- the glmU gene encoding bifunctional UDP-N-acetylglucosamine diphosphorylase/glucosamine-1-phosphate N-acetyltransferase GlmU, with protein sequence MIAVAILAAGKGTRMRSNLPKVLHQLGGKSLVERVLSSTQNLSPSRQIVIVGYAADQVRTEMQAWPNLEFVEQTEQLGTGHAVQQVLPVMQGFEGDLLVLNGDVPLLRPGTLQKMLATHQEHQNAATILTAQLPNPKGYGRVFCDAQMHLQEIIEDRDCTPAQRQNQRINAGVYCFRWSALAEVLPNLKAENDQKEYYLTDAVNYLDPVMVLDVDDYQEILGINDRKQLTTAYTILQDRIKDDWLAAGVTIVDPDSITIDEAVELGTDVIIEPQTHLRGNTKIDTGSRIGPGSLIENSQIGANVQILYSVISDSRVGSNSRIGPYTHLRGNVQIGEKCRVGNFVEMKKTTIGDRTNVAHLSYLGDATLGTQVNIGAGTITANYDGVNKHLTQIGDRTKTGANSVLVAPITLGKDVTVAAGSTITKNVGDDALVVARQRQSVFPGWRPISSRQT encoded by the coding sequence ATGATCGCGGTAGCAATTTTGGCAGCGGGTAAAGGCACACGCATGAGGTCGAACCTGCCCAAGGTACTACATCAGTTAGGGGGTAAGAGTCTGGTTGAGCGGGTATTAAGCAGCACCCAAAACCTCTCTCCATCTCGCCAGATCGTGATTGTGGGCTATGCTGCCGATCAAGTGCGGACGGAGATGCAAGCCTGGCCCAACTTAGAATTTGTGGAACAAACGGAGCAATTAGGAACCGGCCATGCCGTCCAGCAAGTGCTGCCTGTGATGCAAGGCTTTGAAGGAGACTTGCTTGTTCTCAATGGTGATGTCCCCTTGCTCCGACCCGGGACCTTGCAAAAAATGCTGGCAACCCATCAAGAACATCAGAATGCGGCGACCATTTTGACGGCTCAACTTCCCAATCCCAAGGGTTATGGTCGGGTCTTTTGTGATGCTCAAATGCATTTGCAGGAAATTATTGAAGATCGAGACTGTACGCCTGCTCAGCGTCAAAATCAACGGATCAATGCGGGGGTCTATTGTTTTCGTTGGTCGGCTTTAGCCGAAGTGTTGCCCAATCTCAAAGCCGAAAATGACCAGAAAGAATATTACCTGACCGATGCGGTTAACTACCTAGACCCAGTAATGGTTCTGGATGTCGATGATTATCAAGAAATTCTGGGCATTAACGATCGCAAACAATTAACGACCGCCTACACAATTTTGCAAGATCGGATTAAGGATGATTGGCTAGCCGCAGGGGTAACCATCGTAGACCCAGATAGCATTACCATCGATGAAGCAGTCGAATTGGGGACCGACGTGATTATCGAACCCCAAACCCACCTACGGGGCAATACCAAAATTGATACCGGTAGCCGTATCGGTCCTGGAAGTTTGATCGAGAATAGCCAGATTGGTGCAAATGTTCAGATCCTTTATTCCGTTATCTCAGATAGCCGAGTGGGCAGTAACTCTCGGATAGGGCCATACACGCATCTGCGGGGGAATGTACAAATTGGCGAGAAATGCCGGGTCGGTAATTTTGTCGAAATGAAAAAAACGACGATTGGCGATCGCACCAACGTTGCCCACCTGTCTTATCTAGGGGATGCAACGTTGGGAACCCAGGTCAATATTGGCGCAGGTACGATTACTGCCAACTATGACGGAGTGAACAAACACCTGACTCAGATTGGCGATCGCACTAAAACTGGTGCAAACAGCGTCCTAGTGGCTCCAATTACGCTAGGGAAGGATGTTACCGTTGCAGCGGGTTCCACTATTACTAAGAATGTCGGCGATGATGCCCTGGTCGTAGCTCGTCAACGGCAAAGTGTTTTCCCAGGATGGCGACCTATTTCCTCTAGACAGACGTAA
- a CDS encoding AbrB family transcriptional regulator codes for MARKSKQTKPITGEALITKVKQLSDLTREEKAKACGYTSNESDGSERIKVMAFLNALLDAEGVNLDRHSSDGDGRGGRKASYKVSVQSNGNILVGRTYTKALELEPGDEFEITVGRKHIHLNKVA; via the coding sequence ATGGCTAGGAAAAGTAAGCAAACTAAGCCCATAACAGGTGAGGCGTTAATTACGAAGGTCAAACAACTGAGTGACTTGACCCGTGAAGAGAAAGCCAAAGCCTGTGGATATACGTCTAATGAGTCAGACGGCTCGGAACGAATTAAAGTGATGGCCTTCCTCAATGCTCTGTTGGATGCAGAAGGAGTGAATTTAGATCGGCATTCCTCTGATGGAGATGGTCGAGGTGGGCGCAAAGCCAGTTATAAGGTTAGTGTGCAGTCCAACGGTAATATTTTAGTGGGACGTACTTATACCAAAGCTTTGGAATTAGAGCCTGGAGATGAATTTGAAATCACGGTTGGTCGCAAGCATATTCATTTGAACAAGGTGGCTTAG
- the topA gene encoding type I DNA topoisomerase, giving the protein MPRLLIVESPGKIKKLRSILGAGWNVRASVGHIRQLANTGTGNLGFEVQNGHINCSYEPRDDRAKKTIADLKTAAKQADEIFIASDPDREGEVIGWHIAQVLGIKKPKRVVYQEITERAVQQAIAHPKSLDMDLVEAGRCRDCLDKLVGYRGSPLVWRLNNGAKSVGRVQSATLHLICQREREIQIFVPQDYWSVFVEYAEGFKGFYHGSTAANEPDETTIEDAGSEAKTEESTRVTSQAAADALVEIAQTNPHHILSIEGKITPKKPPAPFTTSALQQAAGSRLKFSPEQTMQVAQKLYEAGLITYMRTDSVILSPDYCGAAKKWLEQNDVDNVPKTVAKQKGGKQTQEGHEAIRPTDIFKPSAELKQSLPDDQFKLYVLIWTRALASQCKPAQIRKTIVISQSGEVQWKAKGNLVEFKGYSKYWKDIKADTELPTLQPQQILTLAQADSQQKQTQPPPRYSEPKLVQLMEKKGIGRPSTYAPTIKTIKTRGYVDLIKGKLQPTPIGMEVDQFMEGALPELLEAKFTAQMESSLDAIAQGNQEWQNYLIDWNRSYFAPALAKALKDLPEATGSYGGKDLQKSRTKCPGCSNPMSKVPSQKVKKKYFLKCENGCTADDGRGLVMFWSDRDKNWQVPQAKSDQPAELTDYPCPACNQKMEIYQYQKEGQAKQMLRCSDPKARANKKHKDAVYFQSKGRWWSPKHGELE; this is encoded by the coding sequence ATGCCTCGCCTACTGATCGTCGAATCCCCCGGAAAAATCAAGAAGCTCAGATCGATTCTAGGTGCAGGCTGGAATGTCCGGGCCTCCGTAGGCCATATCAGACAGCTCGCCAATACGGGCACGGGTAACCTAGGGTTTGAGGTGCAGAATGGCCACATCAACTGTAGTTATGAACCGCGAGACGACCGGGCCAAAAAGACCATCGCCGATCTCAAAACCGCTGCCAAACAGGCCGACGAGATTTTTATTGCCAGCGACCCGGACCGAGAGGGGGAGGTAATCGGGTGGCATATTGCCCAGGTGCTGGGGATTAAGAAACCGAAGCGCGTGGTCTATCAAGAAATTACGGAACGAGCCGTTCAGCAGGCCATTGCCCATCCCAAGTCCTTGGATATGGATTTAGTGGAGGCCGGTCGCTGTCGAGATTGTCTGGATAAGCTCGTGGGCTATCGGGGCTCTCCCTTAGTCTGGCGCTTGAACAACGGCGCGAAATCCGTCGGCCGAGTCCAGTCCGCGACCCTGCACCTGATTTGTCAGCGTGAACGCGAGATTCAAATCTTTGTGCCTCAAGATTATTGGTCGGTGTTTGTCGAGTATGCCGAAGGATTCAAAGGGTTTTACCACGGTAGTACTGCAGCAAACGAGCCAGACGAAACCACCATTGAAGATGCGGGTTCAGAGGCCAAAACCGAAGAATCCACCCGAGTTACCTCCCAGGCTGCCGCCGATGCCTTAGTTGAAATTGCCCAAACCAATCCTCACCACATCCTCTCCATAGAAGGGAAGATCACTCCCAAAAAGCCCCCCGCCCCGTTTACCACCTCGGCCCTCCAACAAGCCGCCGGATCGCGTCTCAAGTTCAGTCCTGAGCAAACCATGCAGGTGGCCCAAAAGCTCTATGAAGCGGGTCTGATTACCTACATGCGAACGGATTCGGTGATCTTGTCCCCAGACTACTGTGGTGCCGCCAAAAAATGGCTAGAGCAAAATGACGTAGACAATGTCCCTAAAACAGTCGCTAAGCAAAAAGGGGGCAAGCAAACTCAGGAGGGCCATGAAGCCATCCGCCCGACGGATATTTTCAAACCCTCCGCTGAACTGAAGCAATCCCTCCCGGATGATCAGTTCAAACTATACGTGTTGATTTGGACCCGAGCTTTAGCCTCCCAATGCAAACCTGCTCAGATCCGTAAAACCATCGTTATCAGCCAGTCTGGCGAGGTTCAATGGAAGGCCAAGGGCAATCTAGTTGAGTTCAAGGGCTACTCGAAATACTGGAAAGATATTAAAGCCGATACAGAACTCCCTACCCTGCAGCCTCAACAGATCCTCACCCTAGCCCAGGCCGATTCCCAGCAGAAACAGACCCAGCCCCCCCCTCGCTACAGTGAACCGAAGCTGGTCCAGCTGATGGAGAAAAAGGGGATTGGTCGGCCATCCACCTATGCTCCCACGATCAAGACCATCAAGACTCGGGGCTATGTCGATTTGATCAAAGGCAAACTCCAGCCCACCCCGATTGGCATGGAGGTGGATCAGTTTATGGAGGGTGCGTTACCGGAGCTATTGGAGGCTAAGTTTACGGCCCAGATGGAGAGTTCCTTGGATGCGATCGCACAAGGGAATCAGGAATGGCAAAACTATCTGATCGACTGGAACCGCAGTTATTTTGCTCCGGCCTTAGCTAAGGCATTGAAAGATTTACCTGAAGCTACTGGCAGCTATGGGGGTAAAGACTTACAAAAGTCTAGAACCAAATGTCCGGGTTGCAGTAACCCCATGTCCAAAGTGCCCAGCCAAAAGGTAAAGAAGAAGTATTTCCTCAAATGCGAAAACGGCTGCACGGCGGACGATGGGCGAGGTTTGGTGATGTTCTGGTCCGATAGGGATAAGAATTGGCAAGTCCCCCAGGCAAAGTCTGATCAGCCTGCAGAACTCACTGATTATCCTTGTCCGGCCTGTAACCAGAAAATGGAGATTTACCAATACCAAAAGGAGGGGCAGGCCAAGCAAATGCTTCGATGCTCAGATCCCAAAGCCAGAGCTAACAAGAAGCATAAAGATGCCGTCTATTTTCAAAGTAAAGGACGGTGGTGGAGCCCTAAACATGGGGAATTGGAATAA
- a CDS encoding winged helix-turn-helix domain-containing protein yields MSRVSTVKPHLTVDEVKDKIATAPTARCQQKWMIIYNALVDPRPAIEIATHTATSLRTVHQVISAYNRLGAAAIAPRAKRKKNPGAYLSIEEEIEFLESFIERAQQGHLTTVQEIQTAFETKVETSVAPSTIYRLLDRHGWRKLMPRPSHPNGNKAAREAFKKTFGGWSKPL; encoded by the coding sequence ATGAGTCGAGTTAGTACAGTTAAACCGCATCTAACAGTGGATGAGGTGAAAGACAAAATTGCTACGGCTCCGACTGCCCGCTGTCAGCAAAAATGGATGATTATTTATAACGCCCTGGTAGATCCTCGCCCAGCTATCGAAATAGCCACGCATACTGCTACTAGTCTTCGAACGGTCCATCAGGTGATTTCCGCTTACAATCGCCTAGGAGCAGCAGCAATTGCTCCTAGGGCTAAACGGAAGAAGAATCCCGGTGCTTATCTGAGTATCGAAGAAGAGATTGAATTTTTAGAATCGTTTATTGAACGTGCTCAACAAGGTCATTTAACAACGGTTCAAGAGATCCAAACGGCCTTTGAGACTAAAGTGGAGACGTCAGTGGCACCCAGTACTATCTATCGTTTGCTAGACCGACACGGATGGCGCAAACTCATGCCTCGTCCGTCCCATCCCAATGGAAACAAAGCGGCACGAGAGGCTTTTAAAAAAACTTTCGGGGGCTGGTCCAAACCGCTGTAG